The proteins below come from a single Pandoraea apista genomic window:
- the thiC gene encoding phosphomethylpyrimidine synthase ThiC produces MNANPKFLSANARVDEAAIAPLPNSRKIYVTGSRPDIRVPMREISQSDTPTSFGGEKNPPIYVYDTSGPYTDPDARIDIRSGLPALRAGWIEERGDTEALPGLTSTFGRERAADTATADLRFPGLHRTPRRAKAGKNVTQMHYARQGIITPEMEYIAIRENLRRQEYIESVRNAGPQGERLAKLLSRQHPGQHFGASIPAEITPEFVRSEIARGRAIIPNNINHPESEPMIIGRNFLVKINANIGNSAVTSSIGEEVDKMTWAIRWGGDTVMDLSTGKHIHETREWILRNSPVPIGTVPIYQALEKVNGKAEELTWEMFRDTLIEQAEQGVDYFTIHAGVRLAYVPMTANRMTGIVSRGGSIMAKWCLAHHKESFLYTHFEEICEIMKAYDVAFSLGDGLRPGSIYDANDEAQLSELKTLGELTQVAWKHDVQVMIEGPGHVPMQLIKENMDLQLEYCDEAPFYTLGPLTTDIAPGYDHITSGIGAATIGWYGTAMLCYVTPKEHLGLPNKDDVKEGIITYKLAAHAADLAKGHPGSQIRDNALSKARFEFRWEDQFNLGLDPDKAREFHDETLPKDSAKVAHFCSMCGPHFCSMKITQDVRDYAAKQGITDEAALKQGMEVKAVEFVKSGAEIYRRT; encoded by the coding sequence ATGAACGCCAATCCGAAGTTCCTCTCAGCCAACGCGCGCGTGGACGAAGCCGCGATCGCACCGCTGCCGAATTCCCGAAAGATCTACGTCACCGGCTCGCGCCCCGACATCCGTGTTCCGATGCGTGAAATCTCGCAATCCGACACGCCGACGAGCTTTGGCGGCGAGAAGAACCCGCCGATCTACGTCTACGACACGTCCGGTCCGTACACCGACCCCGACGCCCGCATCGACATCCGTTCCGGCCTGCCCGCCCTGCGCGCCGGCTGGATCGAAGAACGCGGCGACACCGAAGCGCTGCCGGGCCTGACCTCGACCTTCGGCCGCGAGCGCGCCGCCGACACCGCCACTGCCGATCTGCGCTTTCCGGGCCTGCATCGCACGCCGCGCCGCGCCAAGGCCGGCAAGAACGTGACGCAAATGCACTACGCGCGTCAGGGCATCATCACGCCCGAGATGGAATACATCGCGATTCGCGAAAACCTGCGCCGTCAGGAATACATCGAAAGCGTGCGCAATGCTGGCCCGCAGGGCGAGCGTCTGGCCAAGCTGCTCTCGCGCCAGCACCCCGGTCAGCACTTCGGTGCCAGCATTCCCGCCGAGATCACGCCGGAATTCGTGCGCAGCGAAATCGCGCGCGGCCGCGCCATCATCCCGAACAACATCAACCACCCGGAATCGGAGCCGATGATCATCGGCCGCAACTTCCTCGTGAAGATCAACGCGAACATCGGCAACTCGGCCGTGACGTCGTCGATCGGCGAAGAAGTCGACAAGATGACGTGGGCGATCCGCTGGGGCGGCGACACGGTGATGGATCTCTCGACCGGCAAGCATATTCACGAGACGCGCGAGTGGATTCTGCGCAACAGCCCGGTGCCCATCGGCACGGTGCCGATCTATCAGGCGCTCGAAAAGGTGAACGGCAAGGCCGAAGAACTGACGTGGGAAATGTTCCGCGACACGCTCATCGAACAAGCCGAGCAAGGCGTGGATTACTTCACGATTCACGCCGGCGTGCGCCTCGCCTACGTGCCGATGACGGCCAACCGCATGACCGGCATTGTGAGCCGCGGCGGCTCGATCATGGCCAAGTGGTGCCTCGCCCATCACAAGGAAAGCTTCCTGTACACGCACTTCGAAGAGATCTGCGAAATTATGAAGGCGTATGACGTCGCGTTCTCCCTTGGCGACGGTCTGCGCCCAGGATCGATCTACGACGCCAACGACGAAGCGCAACTCTCCGAGCTGAAGACGCTGGGCGAACTCACGCAAGTCGCCTGGAAGCACGACGTGCAGGTCATGATCGAAGGCCCGGGCCATGTGCCGATGCAGCTCATCAAGGAGAACATGGATCTCCAGTTGGAGTACTGCGACGAAGCCCCGTTCTATACGCTCGGGCCGCTCACGACGGACATCGCCCCCGGCTACGACCACATCACGTCGGGCATCGGTGCGGCAACCATCGGCTGGTACGGCACGGCCATGCTGTGCTACGTCACGCCGAAGGAGCACCTTGGTTTGCCGAACAAGGACGACGTGAAGGAAGGGATCATCACGTACAAGCTCGCGGCGCACGCCGCCGATCTGGCGAAGGGCCACCCGGGCTCGCAGATTCGCGACAATGCGCTTTCCAAGGCACGTTTCGAATTCCGTTGGGAAGACCAGTTCAACCTGGGCCTCGATCCGGATAAGGCGCGTGAATTCCACGACGAAACGCTGCCGAAGGACTCCGCTAAGGTGGCGCACTTCTGCTCGATGTGCGGGCCGCATTTCTGCTCGATGAAGATCACGCAAGACGTGCGCGATTACGCCGCCAAGCAAGGCATTACCGACGAAGCGGCGCTCAAGCAGGGCATGGAAGTCAAGGCAGTCGAGTTCGTCAAGAGCGGCGCCGAAATCTACCGTCGCACCTGA
- a CDS encoding bile acid:sodium symporter family protein, translating to MARPRFLPDNFTLMLVATVVLASFLPAHGEGEVAFNLLTNVAIAALFFLHGAKLSREAVLAGATHWRLHLLVFASTFVIFPIVGVALKPVLSWMVTPELYLGILFLCTLPATVQSAIAFTSIARGNVPAAVCSASASSLFGIFITPVLVGLIVIHHDGNTGASPFDSIGNIMLQLLVPFIAGQLSRKAIGKWVERNRAVLKIVDQGSILLVVYTAFSEAVNTGLWHQIPPLALLGLLGCCAVILAIMLAVTTYSARCLGFSREDEITIVFCGSKKSLASGIPMAKVLFATGSLGAIVLPLMLFHQMQLMVCAVLAQRYASRQRAAQAGKSAKAGAAKPAVRDGKSDGSAEAGAGR from the coding sequence ATGGCCAGACCGCGTTTTCTTCCCGACAATTTCACGTTGATGCTGGTGGCGACCGTAGTGCTCGCCAGCTTCCTGCCGGCGCATGGCGAGGGCGAAGTCGCCTTCAACCTGCTCACCAACGTGGCAATTGCCGCCTTGTTCTTCCTGCATGGCGCGAAGCTTTCGCGCGAGGCGGTGCTCGCCGGTGCAACGCACTGGCGTTTGCACCTGCTGGTGTTCGCCAGCACATTCGTGATCTTCCCGATCGTCGGCGTGGCGCTCAAGCCGGTGCTCTCGTGGATGGTCACGCCGGAGCTGTATCTCGGCATTCTCTTCCTGTGCACGCTGCCCGCCACGGTCCAGTCGGCCATCGCGTTCACCTCGATTGCCCGTGGCAATGTGCCGGCGGCCGTGTGCAGCGCATCGGCGTCGAGCTTGTTCGGCATATTCATTACGCCGGTGCTCGTCGGCCTGATCGTCATTCATCACGACGGCAATACGGGCGCCTCGCCGTTCGACTCGATCGGCAACATCATGCTGCAACTGCTCGTGCCGTTCATCGCGGGCCAGCTTTCGCGCAAGGCCATCGGCAAATGGGTCGAGCGCAATCGTGCGGTGCTCAAGATCGTCGATCAGGGCTCGATCCTGCTGGTGGTCTACACGGCGTTCAGCGAGGCGGTGAATACGGGCTTGTGGCATCAGATCCCGCCGCTGGCGCTGCTGGGCTTGCTCGGTTGCTGCGCGGTGATTCTTGCGATCATGCTGGCCGTGACCACCTATTCCGCCCGCTGTCTCGGTTTTTCGCGTGAAGACGAGATCACCATCGTTTTTTGCGGCTCGAAGAAGAGCCTCGCGAGCGGTATCCCCATGGCCAAGGTGTTGTTCGCGACCGGATCGCTGGGCGCGATCGTGCTGCCGCTCATGTTGTTTCATCAGATGCAGTTGATGGTCTGCGCAGTGCTGGCGCAACGTTACGCCAGCCGTCAGCGCGCGGCGCAGGCGGGCAAGAGCGCTAAGGCCGGGGCTGCGAAGCCGGCTGTTCGTGACGGCAAGTCCGACGGCAGCGCCGAGGCAGGCGCCGGCCGCTGA
- a CDS encoding LysR family transcriptional regulator, producing the protein MNISLRQLKVFLAVAEHGSFSRAGEDIGLTQPAVSRCIRELEQELGLKLVDRTTREVTLTEVGASLSATLARVLDELESALRDTHGLAEERRGRVRVASAPTISANLMPECISACAARYPDITLMLRDQVQTLATDSVRHGEVDFGVIVASEGTDDLVGEPIMVEPFLVVCERSHRFAKQTQVTWKDLNGEKLVLLDYASGSRPLIDRALAEHGAYCQVAQEVGHAITVFRMVEAGIGISIMPALALPAMPGLPENGGRLVALPLVPQLDRTIMLVRRKNRTLSPAAQSVWELIQQITANTPHAPDSATAHRP; encoded by the coding sequence ATGAATATCTCACTGCGCCAGCTCAAGGTGTTCCTCGCAGTGGCCGAACACGGCAGTTTCAGCCGTGCCGGCGAGGACATCGGCCTGACTCAGCCGGCCGTGAGCCGCTGCATCCGTGAATTGGAACAAGAACTCGGGCTCAAGCTGGTAGACCGCACCACACGCGAGGTCACGCTTACCGAAGTGGGCGCTAGCCTTTCGGCAACACTCGCCCGGGTGCTCGACGAACTCGAGAGCGCACTGCGCGATACACATGGCCTGGCCGAGGAACGTCGCGGACGGGTGCGTGTGGCCAGCGCGCCAACGATCTCTGCCAATCTGATGCCCGAATGCATCTCGGCATGTGCAGCCCGGTACCCGGACATCACGCTCATGTTGCGCGATCAGGTGCAGACGCTCGCGACCGACAGCGTGCGGCACGGGGAAGTCGATTTCGGGGTCATCGTGGCCTCGGAAGGCACAGATGATCTGGTCGGCGAGCCAATCATGGTCGAGCCGTTCCTCGTGGTATGCGAACGCTCACATCGCTTTGCGAAGCAGACACAGGTGACGTGGAAAGACCTCAATGGCGAGAAATTGGTGCTGCTCGATTACGCCTCGGGCAGCCGGCCGCTGATCGACCGGGCGTTGGCCGAGCACGGCGCCTATTGCCAGGTCGCGCAGGAGGTCGGGCACGCGATTACCGTCTTCCGGATGGTCGAAGCGGGCATCGGTATCAGCATCATGCCGGCACTGGCGCTCCCCGCGATGCCGGGACTGCCGGAGAACGGCGGACGCCTCGTCGCCCTGCCGCTAGTGCCGCAACTCGATCGCACCATCATGCTGGTGCGCCGCAAGAACCGTACGCTCTCTCCCGCCGCCCAGTCGGTCTGGGAATTGATCCAACAGATCACCGCCAACACGCCGCACGCGCCTGATTCCGCGACAGCGCACAGACCCTGA
- a CDS encoding OXA-62 family carbapenem-hydrolyzing class D beta-lactamase OXA-153, which produces MKKIISRWRRGVFGLRVALAVVSPMVFAVPAHATEAAGGAAGTKAAAVHMKERADWGKFFDAEGVKGTIVVLDGRTQTYQAFDTARAERRMSPASTYKIFNSLLALESGALDNEREIIPWDGKPRRGKYWNAAMDLRTAFRVSCLPCYQVVSHKIARQFAQSKLNEAGYGNHTIGRAADAYWVDDSLQISAREQVDFLQRLARGTLPFSARSQDIVRQISIVEANPDYVLHGKTGWFVDKKPDIGWWVGWIERDGNITSVALNIDLKDDADAPKRARIVRAVLSSLQLI; this is translated from the coding sequence ATGAAAAAGATAATTTCTCGCTGGCGGCGTGGTGTCTTCGGGCTGCGGGTTGCGCTCGCGGTCGTGTCTCCCATGGTGTTCGCCGTTCCGGCGCATGCGACGGAAGCGGCGGGCGGGGCCGCGGGGACTAAGGCCGCTGCGGTGCACATGAAGGAGCGTGCCGATTGGGGCAAGTTCTTCGATGCGGAAGGTGTTAAGGGAACGATCGTGGTGCTCGACGGACGCACGCAAACGTATCAGGCGTTCGACACGGCGCGCGCCGAGCGGCGGATGTCGCCTGCATCGACGTACAAGATCTTCAACAGCCTGCTGGCGCTCGAGTCGGGCGCCCTCGATAACGAACGCGAGATCATTCCCTGGGACGGCAAGCCGCGACGCGGGAAGTACTGGAACGCGGCGATGGATCTGCGCACGGCGTTTCGCGTGTCGTGTTTGCCGTGCTATCAGGTGGTCTCGCACAAGATTGCGCGTCAGTTTGCACAGAGCAAACTCAATGAGGCCGGGTATGGGAACCACACTATCGGTCGTGCCGCAGACGCCTACTGGGTCGACGACAGCTTGCAGATCTCGGCACGCGAGCAGGTCGATTTCCTGCAACGTCTCGCGCGAGGGACGTTACCGTTCTCTGCACGCTCGCAAGACATCGTGCGTCAGATTTCGATTGTCGAGGCCAATCCTGATTACGTGTTGCATGGCAAGACGGGCTGGTTCGTCGACAAGAAGCCGGACATCGGCTGGTGGGTGGGCTGGATTGAGCGCGACGGCAACATCACGAGCGTAGCGTTGAACATCGATCTGAAGGACGATGCCGATGCGCCCAAGCGCGCCCGTATCGTTCGTGCCGTGCTCAGTAGTTTGCAGTTGATCTGA
- a CDS encoding PLP-dependent aminotransferase family protein — protein MSDNPIPPALAALHLSDAAHATGVPTYRALYERIREGILSGKLAPSSRLPSTRALASELGVARGTVEAAYERLVAEGFVIGHGAAGSRVNPQLAGTRLKAAARAVAGSAGRSELGRDETSRSSQVLVRDLPDNPSSIPLNAFGMPLPLQNGMPALDEFPRKLWARLAARHARHLSPDGLHYQNAIGWAPLREAIAGYLAISRGIHCDPGQIIVTAGYQGALALIARVLLRPGDLVWCEDPGYFRAQAGLRMTGATLVPVPVDQDGLDVAAGERAAPDARLAVVTPSHQSPLSVTLPLARRLALLAWAQAHDGWIVEDDYDSEFRYTGAPLPALKSLDGGERVLYAGSFSKVLFPGLRLGYLVVPPALCDAFVANVSLTSPAQGWIEQATITDFITQGHFSRHIKRMRQLYGERRAALAQALRQHLPERMELAQQAGGMHLLGWIEAHRQDRALCRTAVGHGLAPGALSFFSVARPLPPALVMSFTNVPETLADDVAQRLARVFDDDDKTLAAR, from the coding sequence ATGTCCGACAACCCTATCCCGCCCGCGCTTGCGGCGCTGCATCTGAGCGATGCTGCGCACGCTACGGGCGTGCCGACCTATCGGGCGTTGTACGAGCGAATCCGCGAGGGCATTCTCTCCGGCAAGCTCGCGCCGTCCAGCCGGCTGCCGTCGACGCGCGCGCTCGCGAGCGAACTGGGCGTGGCGCGAGGTACGGTCGAAGCCGCCTACGAACGACTGGTCGCGGAAGGCTTCGTGATCGGACACGGCGCCGCCGGGAGCCGCGTCAATCCGCAGTTGGCAGGCACGCGCCTCAAGGCCGCCGCGCGAGCGGTCGCCGGCAGCGCGGGGCGTTCCGAGCTGGGCCGGGACGAAACGTCCCGGTCCTCGCAAGTGCTTGTGCGAGACTTGCCGGATAACCCCAGCAGCATTCCGCTCAACGCGTTCGGCATGCCGCTCCCGCTGCAAAACGGCATGCCCGCCCTCGACGAATTCCCGCGCAAATTGTGGGCACGGCTCGCGGCGCGCCATGCGAGGCATCTTTCCCCCGACGGACTGCATTACCAAAACGCCATCGGCTGGGCCCCGTTGCGTGAAGCCATTGCCGGCTATCTGGCGATCTCGCGCGGTATCCACTGCGACCCCGGACAAATCATCGTCACGGCGGGCTATCAGGGGGCGCTCGCCTTGATCGCCCGCGTGCTGCTGCGCCCGGGCGACCTTGTGTGGTGCGAAGATCCGGGCTATTTCCGCGCGCAAGCCGGGCTTCGGATGACCGGCGCCACGCTAGTGCCGGTGCCTGTGGACCAAGACGGACTCGACGTCGCCGCAGGCGAGCGGGCCGCCCCTGATGCACGGCTCGCGGTGGTAACGCCATCGCACCAGTCGCCGTTATCCGTCACGCTGCCGCTGGCGCGCCGTCTCGCCTTGCTGGCGTGGGCGCAGGCGCACGACGGCTGGATCGTCGAGGACGACTATGACAGCGAATTCCGCTACACCGGTGCGCCGTTGCCCGCGCTCAAGAGTCTGGATGGCGGGGAACGGGTGCTTTACGCCGGGTCGTTCAGCAAAGTGCTGTTTCCTGGCCTGCGTCTCGGCTATCTGGTGGTCCCTCCCGCGCTGTGCGATGCGTTCGTCGCCAACGTTTCGCTTACCTCCCCCGCACAGGGGTGGATCGAACAAGCCACCATCACCGACTTCATCACTCAGGGCCATTTCAGCCGCCATATCAAACGCATGCGTCAGCTTTACGGCGAGCGTCGCGCAGCGCTTGCGCAAGCACTGCGCCAACACCTGCCGGAACGCATGGAACTCGCGCAGCAGGCTGGCGGCATGCATCTGCTCGGCTGGATTGAGGCGCATCGCCAGGATCGCGCGCTGTGCCGCACGGCCGTCGGTCACGGCTTGGCGCCGGGCGCGCTATCGTTCTTCAGCGTTGCCCGCCCATTGCCACCTGCGCTCGTGATGAGCTTCACCAACGTGCCCGAAACGCTTGCAGACGATGTTGCCCAACGCCTCGCCCGCGTGTTCGACGACGATGACAAAACCCTCGCCGCCCGGTGA
- the wrbA gene encoding NAD(P)H:quinone oxidoreductase, whose amino-acid sequence MANAKILVVFYSMYGHIYKMAEAVAEGARSVAGTDVTVMQVPELVPDDILEKSGAKAARAAFANVPVARVDQLVDYDAIIFGTPTRFGNMTAQMRNFLDQTGGLWAKGQLVGKVGSVFASTATQHGGQETTITSFHTTLLHHGMVIVGVPYTEPGLTNMGEITGGTPYGATTLAAGDGSRQPSENELKIAKTQGRHVAEIAAALKHGRAL is encoded by the coding sequence ATGGCCAACGCCAAGATCCTGGTGGTGTTCTATAGCATGTACGGGCACATCTACAAGATGGCGGAAGCCGTCGCCGAAGGCGCGCGCAGCGTTGCCGGCACCGACGTCACCGTCATGCAAGTCCCCGAACTGGTACCCGATGACATTCTCGAGAAGAGCGGTGCGAAAGCCGCACGCGCAGCGTTCGCGAATGTGCCTGTCGCGCGCGTCGACCAGCTTGTCGACTACGACGCGATTATCTTCGGCACCCCGACCCGCTTCGGCAACATGACCGCGCAGATGCGCAACTTCCTCGACCAGACCGGCGGCCTGTGGGCCAAAGGCCAACTCGTGGGCAAGGTCGGTAGCGTGTTCGCCAGCACGGCCACGCAACATGGCGGGCAGGAAACGACGATCACGAGCTTTCACACCACACTGCTGCACCACGGCATGGTCATTGTCGGTGTGCCGTATACCGAGCCCGGGCTCACCAACATGGGCGAGATTACCGGCGGCACCCCCTATGGGGCGACCACACTTGCCGCCGGCGACGGTTCGCGTCAACCCAGCGAGAACGAACTGAAGATCGCAAAGACGCAGGGCCGGCACGTCGCGGAAATCGCGGCAGCGCTCAAACACGGGCGCGCGTTGTAA
- a CDS encoding carboxymuconolactone decarboxylase family protein, which translates to MQRLNFIKASSRPYEHLGMLSHYFHDCGLPDGLVELVWLRASQLNGCAFCIDMHVTDGLKVGIEPRRLHLLSAWRETELYSPAERAALAWTEAVTNVQDGHVPDAVFDALRAHYDEKQMTDLTFAIATINAWNRVAISFRSPLPKTPQGVR; encoded by the coding sequence ATGCAACGCCTGAATTTCATCAAAGCTTCCTCCCGTCCCTACGAACACCTTGGCATGTTGAGCCACTATTTCCACGACTGCGGCTTGCCGGACGGACTGGTCGAGCTGGTCTGGCTGCGCGCGTCGCAACTCAACGGCTGCGCGTTCTGCATCGACATGCATGTGACTGACGGGCTGAAAGTCGGTATTGAACCGCGTCGTTTGCATCTGCTCTCGGCCTGGCGCGAGACCGAGCTGTACTCGCCGGCAGAGCGTGCGGCGCTGGCGTGGACGGAGGCGGTCACCAATGTTCAGGACGGTCACGTGCCGGACGCCGTTTTCGATGCGCTGCGAGCGCATTACGACGAGAAGCAGATGACCGATCTGACGTTCGCCATCGCTACGATCAACGCGTGGAACCGGGTCGCGATTTCGTTCCGCTCACCGCTGCCGAAAACACCGCAAGGCGTGCGTTGA
- a CDS encoding hemolysin family protein produces the protein MSGYGFLFSILLLVLVSAFFSAAEISLTAAKRTKLQVLMEKGDPQAVKVLALKEQPGNFFTVVQIGVNAVAVLGGVLGESFLTSYLFGWLSGITDQALALRLSGIGSFLFITIAFIQFADLIPKRLAMVNPERVATAIIDPMLLCLKILRPLVYLFNGVANIFLRLFKLPTHAIENITSEDIAAMVGAGAQAGVVRKQELHLIENVFELESRTVGSVMTFRDDVVYFTIAEEERSIRQKMIESPHSKYLVCRDEIDNVLGYVDSKDLLQRIASEDLSSVIRNLDRLYAKKLLVIPDTLNLSEALARFKETREGFAVIINEYGLVVGVVTLNDIVGALMGDVIHPADEDQIVQRDDHSWLVDGVTSVEDVKKALDIDELPGEGEFETIAGFMIYQLKRIPKKSEATEAAGYKFEVVDIDNYKIDQLLVTRLGSAAEATIAASNPAP, from the coding sequence ATGAGTGGTTACGGTTTTCTTTTCAGTATCTTGTTGCTGGTTCTGGTGAGCGCGTTCTTCTCCGCCGCCGAAATCTCACTGACTGCCGCCAAACGCACCAAGCTTCAGGTGCTAATGGAAAAAGGCGATCCTCAGGCCGTGAAGGTGCTCGCCCTTAAGGAGCAGCCCGGCAATTTCTTCACTGTCGTACAGATTGGCGTCAACGCCGTCGCCGTGCTTGGCGGCGTACTCGGCGAGAGCTTCCTGACCAGCTACCTGTTCGGATGGCTCTCGGGAATCACCGATCAGGCGTTAGCCCTGCGACTCTCCGGCATCGGCTCGTTCCTGTTCATTACGATCGCCTTCATCCAGTTCGCCGATCTGATTCCCAAGCGTCTCGCAATGGTCAATCCCGAGCGCGTTGCCACGGCCATCATCGATCCGATGCTGCTGTGCCTGAAGATCCTGCGCCCGCTCGTCTACCTGTTCAACGGGGTGGCGAACATATTCCTTCGCCTCTTCAAGTTGCCCACGCATGCCATCGAGAACATTACTTCCGAGGACATCGCCGCAATGGTCGGCGCAGGCGCGCAAGCGGGCGTGGTCCGTAAGCAGGAACTCCATCTGATCGAGAACGTGTTCGAGCTGGAGTCGCGCACGGTCGGCTCGGTCATGACGTTTCGAGACGATGTGGTGTACTTCACCATCGCCGAAGAAGAGCGCAGCATTCGCCAGAAGATGATCGAAAGCCCGCACTCGAAATATCTCGTGTGCCGCGACGAAATCGACAACGTGCTCGGCTATGTCGACTCGAAAGATCTGCTTCAGCGCATTGCCAGCGAAGATCTGTCGAGCGTGATCCGCAATCTGGATCGCCTTTATGCAAAGAAGCTGCTGGTCATTCCCGACACGTTGAATTTGTCCGAGGCATTGGCCCGCTTCAAAGAAACGCGCGAGGGTTTTGCCGTCATCATCAACGAATACGGTCTCGTCGTTGGCGTGGTGACGCTCAACGACATCGTGGGCGCACTCATGGGCGACGTCATTCACCCCGCCGACGAAGATCAGATCGTGCAACGCGACGATCATTCGTGGCTCGTCGACGGTGTCACGTCGGTCGAAGATGTGAAGAAGGCCCTGGATATCGACGAGCTTCCCGGCGAAGGCGAGTTTGAAACCATCGCCGGGTTCATGATCTATCAGCTCAAGCGCATTCCGAAAAAATCGGAAGCGACCGAAGCGGCGGGTTACAAATTCGAGGTGGTCGACATCGATAACTACAAGATCGACCAGTTACTCGTTACGCGCCTCGGCTCAGCGGCCGAGGCCACTATTGCGGCATCGAATCCGGCGCCGTAG
- a CDS encoding DEAD/DEAH box helicase gives MADVNAVPTPGFDSFGLHADILRAIAEQGYTQPTPIQAQAIPVVLSGRDVMGAAQTGTGKTASFSLPIIQRLLPDANTSASPARHPVRALILTPTRELADQVADNVRAYATHTPLRNTVVFGGVDMNPQKDALRRGVEILIATPGRLLDHVEQKTVNLSQVKMLVLDEADRMLDMGFLPDLQRILNLLPKQRQTLLFSATFSNDIKKLASSYLSNPVTIEVARRNATADNVEQVVYEVDEDDKRAAVVQILNERDLKQVIVFVNSKVGASRLARQLEREGIVTAAIHGDKSQNERMQALEAFKQGGIRALVATDVAARGLDISDLPGVINYDLPYNPEDYVHRIGRTGRAGASGEAISLCAPDERKQLVEIEKLIKRELKRGELVMERRSRSRDDRNGERYDRGERTDRSERSERHSRHDGLRASRTGSSAPRRVRPEDEFFYKPYEPSPSADDMQRETRSSQESAAPTAFGALPDKAPKRQVAALLAGFPRKASN, from the coding sequence ATGGCTGATGTAAATGCTGTTCCGACCCCCGGCTTCGATAGCTTTGGGCTACATGCGGACATCTTGCGGGCCATCGCCGAGCAGGGCTACACCCAGCCGACACCGATCCAGGCGCAAGCCATTCCGGTCGTGCTGTCCGGTCGCGATGTCATGGGTGCCGCGCAAACGGGAACGGGCAAAACCGCCAGCTTCTCGCTGCCGATCATTCAGCGTTTGCTCCCCGATGCCAACACGAGTGCTTCACCCGCCCGTCACCCGGTGCGTGCGCTGATTCTCACGCCGACGCGTGAGCTTGCCGATCAGGTCGCCGACAACGTACGTGCCTACGCAACTCACACACCGCTGCGGAATACGGTGGTGTTCGGTGGCGTCGACATGAACCCGCAGAAGGACGCATTGCGACGCGGCGTCGAGATTCTGATTGCCACGCCAGGGCGTCTGCTTGATCACGTCGAGCAGAAGACGGTGAATCTGAGTCAGGTGAAGATGCTTGTGCTCGACGAAGCCGACCGCATGCTCGACATGGGTTTCCTGCCGGATTTGCAGCGCATTCTGAATTTGCTGCCGAAGCAGCGTCAGACGCTGTTGTTCTCGGCAACGTTCTCGAACGACATCAAGAAGCTCGCTTCGAGCTATCTCTCGAATCCGGTCACGATCGAGGTGGCCCGTCGCAATGCGACGGCCGATAACGTCGAGCAAGTCGTCTATGAAGTTGACGAAGACGACAAGCGCGCTGCCGTGGTGCAGATTCTGAATGAGCGCGACCTCAAGCAGGTCATCGTGTTCGTGAACAGCAAGGTCGGTGCGAGCCGTCTCGCACGTCAATTGGAGCGTGAGGGCATTGTCACCGCTGCAATTCACGGCGACAAATCGCAGAACGAGCGTATGCAAGCGCTCGAAGCGTTCAAGCAAGGTGGCATTCGTGCACTGGTGGCGACCGATGTTGCCGCGCGCGGGCTGGACATCTCGGATCTGCCGGGCGTGATCAACTACGACCTACCGTACAACCCGGAAGACTATGTACACCGTATCGGTCGCACGGGCCGTGCGGGCGCGTCGGGCGAGGCGATCTCGCTGTGTGCACCGGATGAGCGCAAGCAACTCGTGGAAATCGAGAAGCTGATCAAGCGCGAACTCAAGCGTGGAGAGCTGGTAATGGAGCGTCGCAGCCGTTCGCGCGATGACCGTAACGGCGAACGCTACGATCGCGGTGAGCGTACGGATCGATCGGAGCGCAGCGAGCGTCATAGCCGCCACGATGGCCTGCGCGCCAGCCGTACCGGCAGTTCCGCACCCCGTCGCGTTCGTCCGGAAGACGAATTTTTCTACAAGCCCTACGAGCCGTCGCCGTCGGCGGACGACATGCAACGTGAAACGCGCTCGTCGCAAGAATCCGCTGCGCCGACCGCGTTCGGTGCGCTACCTGACAAGGCGCCGAAGCGTCAGGTGGCAGCGCTGCTCGCGGGCTTCCCCCGCAAGGCGAGCAACTAA